From Calorimonas adulescens:
TTTTATTTTGGTATTTATGGCTTGGTCTATGATTTTACCGACTAGAAAGACTAAGAGTCCTTTGGTTTGATAGCTTTTTATGATTTTAGCAGCTTCTTCATCTGATGGAGCTTCACCTATGATTACGGCTACCCCTGGAATGTCTCCGGTTACGAGGGGAACTCCCAGGGAACGGATGACCGTGTCGGGGATAAATCCGATGCATGGTTCGGCATAGGGTGTGTTTTCTCCTACATACTTGCAGGCTTCTATTACTTCTGCCGCTACAGCGGTGGCAAGTCCTGCGTTTAGAGCTTTTTCCAGGTTTTGTTCTTTTACTATGAGGCTTTCAATCATAGGTATGACATTCTTTAGTTCAGCAAGGGTGTTTATTTTCTTGCCTGTGGCTGCGTATATGGTGGGGAGGCTGTAGGCGGTGCCGGGGAAAGCTACTTTTGCGTTTTCACCTCGTTCCGCCACTGTTTTTTCTACGATAGACTTGCAGGCGGCAAGGGCCTGCTCGGACCCCGTGAAAATAATATCAAATAGGCTCATGATAAACTCCTCCTTTAGAGTTATATTCTTTTAGAGTTATTTATATAGTTATTTAAGGTTTTGAGCTTATATAGCACAGGTGAGATGAGATTAAAGCTCAAGGTAGGAGTCGCAGTACAGATTCCTGCCTTTTATTACATCCGCAGTCTTTATGATGTCCATAAGCATCTTGTTGCAGGGGTTGACGATGGCCGAGGTTAAGCCGCATTGGATGGCCATGGCGCAGAAGGTGGCTTCAATGAGTCCTCTTAGTTCTTTTGGACAGCCGTTGGAAACGTTGCTCAGGCCGCCGGTGGTGTTAAATCCCATTTCGGTGATCTGGCGAAGGGCTTCCAGGACTTCTTGCTGTTTATCCTGCATTCCTTTGACTACTACAAAGAGGGGGTCAAATAGTATATTTTCGGGGTCGAGTCCGGCTGTCATTGCTCTGTCGAGGATTTCGGTGCAGTATTGGATTCTTTCGTCGTTGTCCCTGGGTATGCCTTCTTTTGCGCAGAGTCCTATGACCATGGCATCATATTCTGCTGCCAGGTCTATCATGCCTATTCTGGAACCGGCATCAGCTGAGTTTATTATTGGTTTTCCGGCTTTGCGGTCGTAGGCTTTGATTCCGGCTTCCAGGGCTTTGGTGTTGGTGGTGTCGAGACACAGGGGGGTGTTGGGGAATTCCTGCTGAAGGAGCTTTACCACCCATGGCATCAGTTCTT
This genomic window contains:
- the acsE gene encoding carbon monoxide dehydrogenase/acetyl-CoA synthase methytransferase subunit — protein: MARFITIGERIHVISPTIRQALQERNPKPIIDRAREQVEAGANYLDVNIGPADRDGEELMPWVVKLLQQEFPNTPLCLDTTNTKALEAGIKAYDRKAGKPIINSADAGSRIGMIDLAAEYDAMVIGLCAKEGIPRDNDERIQYCTEILDRAMTAGLDPENILFDPLFVVVKGMQDKQQEVLEALRQITEMGFNTTGGLSNVSNGCPKELRGLIEATFCAMAIQCGLTSAIVNPCNKMLMDIIKTADVIKGRNLYCDSYLEL